Genomic segment of Paenibacillus sp. FSL R5-0623:
GTTCAACTGCTAGATTTGAATATAACATTATTTTACATAATAACTTCTTATTTTCAATCCCTCTCTACCAAATCACATCTATAGTCCTGCCTCTGGACTTGAACATTCACGACCACGCACAAGATATGGATACATACCATAAATTGGTTAAATAGGTACAATAACAAGGCTGTATGGATGGTGTCCCAGTAATAAAAAAACGCCACACCCGGAGTGATTTCTCTCTCCAAATGGTGTGACGCCTATTAAGCATTACGGTGAAAATCCCCTGGCTGGCCAGTGACAGCCGCACCGGCTCATCCTGTTTCCCTTCGTTTCATCCGCTTCCTTAGACGCTCATACTGAGCATAGATCCGCGGAGATTCTTTCGTCAGGATAGGCCCCAGCACAGCCAGAATTAACACATACAACACGGCAAACGATTGGATGGATGCCATCAGCCCTCCGGCCTTGCCGATGTTTGCCATGATAATGGAGAATTCCCCCCGCGAGACCAGGGTAAAGCCCACATTCAATGAGGCCTTAGGGCTCATTCCAGCCAGTCTGCCAGCGATCATACCTGCACCATAGTTACTGGCAATCGTCAGAATAACGGCAATAATCGTCATCCCAACAGCTCCGCCAAGTGAAGCCGGCTCGATGGTCAGGCCAAAACTGAAGAAGAAAATTGCACCAAAAAAATCTTTGAAAGGCATGATCTGATGTTCAATCCGACTTACATGTCTTGATTCGCCCAACACAAGCCCCATCATCAATGCTCCAATGGCTTCTGCTACATGCAGTGTCTCCGAGAAACCAGCCACCAGGAAGAGCAGTGTCATGACGGTAAGCAGAAACAACTCTGATGACTTGATATTCAGTGCCTTATCAATATATTTGATGCTTTTCCTGCCAATAATCAGGAACAGCACAATAAACAGCAGGGCAGACAGCGATACTAACAGAACACTTAAGAATGAAGTTGCCCCGCTGAGCACAAGCCCGGTCAGGATGGAGATATGAATCGCGATGAACAAGTCATCAAACATGATCATGCCCATAATAATCTCTGTTTCAGGGTTTGCCGTGCGTTTCAGATCAACGAGCACTTTAGCTACAATGGCTGTAGAAGAGCTGGTCATGATCCCGCAGACAACAAGTGTCTCCTGAAGGGGCAGATCCATGAACCACCCCAACAGCAATCCAGAGACAAAATTCAGACCAACATAGAACATGCCCCCGGTCAGAATGGCTTTACCAGACTTTAATAACCGGGAGACCGAGAACTCCAAACCCAGATAAAATAGCAGAAACAAAATGCCAAGCCTGCCCATAAATTCAATGAAGGTCGAACTTTCGATAAAACGTAAATCCACTATGCCAATCTGTGGTGCATGTGGTCCAACGGCCATACCAATCAGGATATAGAAAGGAATGACCGAAAATCGTA
This window contains:
- a CDS encoding cation:proton antiporter is translated as MDMLIFEVGIAVALITLTGLISSRLRFSVIPFYILIGMAVGPHAPQIGIVDLRFIESSTFIEFMGRLGILFLLFYLGLEFSVSRLLKSGKAILTGGMFYVGLNFVSGLLLGWFMDLPLQETLVVCGIMTSSSTAIVAKVLVDLKRTANPETEIIMGMIMFDDLFIAIHISILTGLVLSGATSFLSVLLVSLSALLFIVLFLIIGRKSIKYIDKALNIKSSELFLLTVMTLLFLVAGFSETLHVAEAIGALMMGLVLGESRHVSRIEHQIMPFKDFFGAIFFFSFGLTIEPASLGGAVGMTIIAVILTIASNYGAGMIAGRLAGMSPKASLNVGFTLVSRGEFSIIMANIGKAGGLMASIQSFAVLYVLILAVLGPILTKESPRIYAQYERLRKRMKRRETG